gtctttttctggCCTTGGgacattgtcaaattttttttgtagtttaaaaaaaacattatccCAATTAAAAGTTAGAAAGGACATTACTAATtaagtagtagtttgagggaatatctgtattttttatttttttttggaaaatgagtCTCAACACTTGTCACCAATTAAGTCCAACTttggccttatttttttattaaaaaataaataaatagcaaataaaaaaaaatgtgtgaaggaATAATTCTATTTTGTTgtcattcttttttttggtaaatgatatttttcttcataataatgcaatttaaaaaaaaaaaaaaaaaaaactgacattattatgaagaaaaatatcatttttttaatttttttaaaaatatcaaataaaagaaggaccaaaaatagatattatcccttcacacattttttttcatttcctatttagttttttttaaaaaaaattaaaaaaaaaaaaaaaaaaaaaaaggccaaagtTAGACTTAAGTTGGTGAAAAGAGTTGGGtagctatcaattttttttttaaaaaaaaattattttattattattggttccTGCGCTGCTGAGAAGAAAAGAGACGGTGTGGATTGTTCAACGTTTTCTTACCTTCTACACGATGTCGTTTTGATTATAAATTCTAGAATTTAATCTAGACCTATAAACTTTAATATTGTGGCCCCCCTTTTACTTAATTTGGATAAGTTTTTGGACGCATCTTTCATACGTGTAGGTGTAGCATTTAAGCTGATGAATATTGTGGCCAGAAATCCTTTTTCCTGTCGCATCTCCATTTCTTTCATGTGGAGAGGAAGCACGTGTTCTTCTAAATTTTTGGCTAGTGGAAAATTTCAATCTAGTACTAATTAGGTTGAATTTCCACTAAACCATTAACCATATATATGGTTTGGTTGGACACTTGTTATTATCGTCACGCTTAATAATCACTCTGATAATCTCACAATGAGAATTTCAATGCCTTGAGCTTCTCCGTACAATTTTGGTAAATACGTNNNNNNNNNNNNNNNNNNNNNNNNNNNNNNNNNNNNNNNNNNNNNNNNNNNNNNNNNNNNNNNNNNNNNNNNNNNNNNNNNNNNNNNNNNNNNNNNNNNNaaaaaaaaaaaaaaaaaaaaaaggccaaagtTAGACTTAAGTTGGTGAAAAGAGTTGGGtagctatcaattttttttttaaaaaaaaattattttattattattggttccTGCGCTGCTGAGAAGAAAAGAGACGGTGTGGATTGTTCAACGTTTTCTTACCTTCTACACGATGTCGTTTTGATTATAAATTCTAGAATTTAATCTAGACCTATAAACTTTAATATTGTGGCCCCCCTTTTACTTAATTTGGATAAGTTTTTGGACGCATCTTTCATACGTGTAGGTGTAGCATTTAAGCTGATGAATATTGTGGCCAAAAATCCTTTTTCCTGTCGCATCTCCATTTCTTTCATGTGGAGAGGAAGCACGTGTTCTTCTAAATTTTTGGCTAGTGGAAAATTGAGTTGACTTTCCACTAATCCATTAACCATATATATGGTTTCAGCTTAATAATCACTATGATAATCTCACAATGAGAATTTCTATGCCTTGAGCTCCTTCCGTACAATTTTGGTAAATACTTGTTATTATAGTCACGCTTAATagcattttattttagttttttttttaaaaaaaaaaaaagcaacaaaatactAAATACGAAAACATAAGCCCTTCTTCTACTTGGAGTACTTGATGTATCCGACAGAAGTATTGACAGCTTTGATGAGAGTCGCAAGCAGCGGTGGCGCAAGCAAGCACTTGGAAGTATTTTCCTTGTAGATGAAACCTGCACATTTACAGTCTTTATCACACTTCTCCCTGCACTTCCCAATCTTCACCGGACCCTCACCGTCATCCAAATACGGGTTTAAGAAATGCTCCACCCCCACGATCTTATAGTAATCCGCCTTTGCTACGGCGCCGCCGCTCTTACACGGCGCCAACTTCGGCGGCGCGCAGCTCTCGCTCCAACCCAGAAGACCTTTCGGGCTCGGGCACGCCACGCACATCCGCTTGTCACATAATCCATAAGCTCCGCACTTCGCCGGCAGCGCGCATTCTCTGACAAAATATCCCGAAAAGAACGCAAAGCTCTCTTCCCATTTTAAGTAACTTACTTTGTCGTAGTAAGTCATCGCCTTGAGATTTCCGTCGGAGCCGAGCCGAAGGAATGAATACGTGGCATTGTAATTGAGCTTGTTCAGGTTCAGTTGCTGTCCGTTGCCGATCGGCCGTACTTGTAGGATGCGGCGGCGGCGGCTTGGCGGCGGAGCATTAGTACTGTCTTGGTTTACAGTAAGGACGAGCTCGTAAGCGGTGGCGTTGTCATTCTCTGGCACTACATCAAAAGTCACCGTGCTGCCCAAGTCTCTGTCCGGCCAGCCGCCGTACGTAAGAAGCTGACCGGAGCTGTTTAGTTTCATGGTGAACCCTTTGCGGTCAAGAACAATGCTGTACGGTCCGTCGGAGGGGTCCACGTCAGATGTACGGCTAACAAGCTTGCTCCGGCCGTTGATTCTAACGGACTGGCCAGCGAGGAGAGTGTCAGTAGGGTAATCAAAACTTTGCCACACGAATCTTCCGTTCTTGTCGTGAAGCACCAAGTTTCCGTTGGGGAGTAGCTTGATTCCCGTGACGCGCTTATTGGCGGTGTTCGTTTGCCACGCCACGCGCGCGTCTGCGTCGGCGAGGACCAAGTTTCCGTCCTTCCCGAAAGAGAGGGTGGCGTTTTCGCGAACGGGGCGGTTGCGGTTGGCATCCCACACCCACCTCATGAGGCTTTCGTCATTGGGGATTCCGGCTCGGATGGCGAAGATGTAGGCGTCGGGGGTGGTGTTGTAGAAGCAGAGGCGGAAGGGGAAGGTGTAGAATGTATAAACATCATTTCGTATGACGCGGTAGGATGCGTCGTATTCGATAATTCGGTCTCCGAATTCGCCTTGGTTTATGAATTTGAAGGTCTGGTTTGCAGGGACTTGTGCTTCAGCGGCTATGGCGATGAAGCCAGCAAGGAGCAGGAAAGGAAGGCAAATGGAAGAAGAAAGGGTAGGcattagattttctttttctttgaggaTGTTTCACTGTGAAGGGTATATTTAAGTGTGTTTTTTTGTGTTGAAAGTCAAGAAGGGAGGCCGGTATGCTGTCCAATGAGTTAAGCAGCAATAAATTGTAAATAACCCAGaaataattctctctctctctcttgtctcaCTACTTCACCGCCACGgcactttaaaatttttttagaattcatttatttgattctATAATACTTTTCATATATAAGAGAATTGTTGTCCACTATCGCAAATTGCTAGGAAAGTTGGTGCATttaaaataagggttaaatactaaatactctaTAGGGTTTGatacctttatttttatctctttggagtttcatttttattacaggaccTCCCTGGGGTTTTAATAAaggaccaaattagtccattcgttagttgaccgttaggactgacacgtgaaccaatcagatgttgacacgtgacacatatttaatttttttaatatatttttttaaattaaaaaataacaaaaaataaaaaagaaaagaaaagaaaaaaatttgggggtggctttggccatggccacccccatttggccgaatgggggtggccgaaaccaccccctgtactcactgggggtggctcggccacccccttggagcccaaatggccaagagccacccccaatttttttttttttttaatatatatatatattttttaatttaaaaaaaaaaaattaaatatgtgctacgtgtcaacattttattggtccacgtgtcaatcctaacggtcaactaacggatggactaacttggtcctttatcaaaactccaggggggtcctgtgataaaaataaaaccccaatgaggtaaaaataaaggtaCCAAACCTCAAGGGGGTATTtgatatttaacccttaaaataaaattaataggGTTAtggtgaaaatttaaaaaatgtgttatCTTTTAAGATATTTATATAATGTATCATTATGTacaatataaatttatatatttatttaaccTTGTCAAAAACAGTATGAGTTAGGATGTTGTTTTGAAAATCTATGTGCTTTTGTCAAATGTTATGAAAGTGATTGAAAGTCGTGTATGTGTGACAACAATATTCTTCTTTTAGAAATCTTTAATATTCATTCCATAAAATCTGGAGTATAAAACTATAAACAAAAAGAGAATGTTGCTTTGAAAGTACAATATTAGAAATACTACTGGGGCATCTCCATCCACATTTTATCAATATATTCTCTCGTTGCCTGTTTTGCTAGTCCTTAGGCTGCCTCATTAGCTCCTCTTTTTACATGAATAACCTGTTGACTATGGAACCCAGCAAGGACATTTTTCATGTCTTCTACTATTTGCCCATACCGACACAACAAATGAGACTTTTTATTTACAGCCTTCACCACCAACTCAGCATCCCCTTCGAAGATGACTACTTGTAATCTCAAATCCCTGTAGAATTCTATGGCAATTTAGGCACCCATTGCTCCGCGATAATAGCCTCGGGATAGGCCTCCCAGGTCTTGCTAAGAGCTGCAAGGACCCTCCCCTGCTCGTCCCTTACTATGGTGCCAAAGATAAAATCTAGTTTGGTGAATTAAATTCATGTTCAAAACATaagcaaacaaatcaaatatCGACATTCAATACTCAACTCGACTAAGTTATAGCCCACACACTGTGTTGGTAAAGAAATAAAGTTGCTTACCTCTAATTTTTCCTCATCTCTAATTACCTTCTTAGTTGCAATGCTTCTAAtataaaaaagtttcaaaatatatatatatatatatatatatatatatatatatatatatatataaagttcaTTGTAACATATtgaatgcttttttattttttttctctctttcttcctctcacTCAATAATaagaaatacattaaaaaataatatttaaataaagtagataGTAATGTAAATAATCGGtttgaatttgtaataaaaCTGTAGTAACTAagataaagtatatatatatatgttgtgtgtgtgtgtgtttttgatAGCTAAAAGAGTTAGTATTGATGGAGATGCTCTCAATATTTGTTTAACTTTAAGGCATGCCACCGGAGTGATAAATGATTGGTTGAATTTTGAGTCTTTTgctttaatattatattaaattattatttattttaaaaatttatactaatagaaaaaaataaatttatttatttaataaatattttaacaatttaaaagattttatatatatatatatatatatatatatatataagttgaaccaaaaatttctAGACAATTTCGCTAATAAGATAAAGAATGGCCTATGAGCTGGGGCTGCGCGAACagaatgaagaagaaggacGGGGGGCTATCTTGTTTGCTTCCTTTTTGGCGTCTGGTGTGTGAGAGACATAGTCCACTGCATTAATTATCAAACTTTTCGCCAGCTCCTTCACCAATTTGCTGCATATTATCCATATTAGGTTTCCCCATCACATCACAGCTGTGTTTGGATAAGTATTTGGTCTCACATGTCCATTTCTGGTGTCGATCTAGTCTCAATGGACCCACaaccaatttcttttttttgtctttttttatgtAAACAATTTTTGGGATCAAAATTTGTCCATAAAAAATAAGTACACCAAATTGTAAGAATTTGGGAGAAGTATTCATAtcgacataaaataaaaacccgaAAGTACTTGAGCTCTGGCCATTGTTacttaagtatttgaattgaataatttaaactttaacgtttatgaatttgttgacGAATCTAAGAACCCTCCCAATATTCATAGATAAGACatggataaatttgaaataaggTATTAAGCAATATATTTTTGCGACATATTGTTCATAGTTGCtttattattaggaaaaaaatataaaatggccctCCAAACTATCAGTCAGTTACAAGTTGGGCCTCCAATGTTCAAaagttcaaaatgtaataaagtagtctcacaaagtttcaaaaaaagttaaattggTCACTCTGTTAGTCGGCAccgtcaaattggatgaaaaatacaatacaaagtcggttaagttattaaaatgcctttttgaggaaaaaaaaaaaagcaacttaAAAAAGAACCCCCAAACGACGTtgtttggcttgaaaaaaaaaaacccttgcaCTTACCAAAACGAAaccattttggtaagtgtttaATACCTTAAAAATAGTAGCCCACGCAGGTCTTCTTCTCCACGCAGTAGCCCAACCTCCGTgcaagaggtttttttttttttttttttcaagccaaacaACGTGGTTTGGGAgccttttttaaattgattttttttttttctaaaacggcattttagtaacttaacttCAAAAAATGACATTCTattgcattttccatccaatttgacaGTGTTGATTAACGCAGTGGCCAATTTGACATTTTTGAAACTTCGTGGTactattttattacattttaaacattaaagggCCAACTTGCAACTGACTAATAGTTTGGAgagccattttatattttttttccttattattaaaTATAGGGAAAACCTCATATCCGATCGGTCTGCAAAATACCACTTTTACAAAGTTCATTTATTTGGCTTTTTAACACTTTTCATATACAAGAGAATTATTGTCGACTCTTGCAATTTGCTAGAAAAGTTGGTgcatttgaaataaaattaatagggttatgatgaaaattttaaaaatgtgttaTCTTTTAAGATATTTATATAATGTATCATTATGTacaatataaatttatatatttatttaaccTTGTCAAAAACAGTATGAGTTAGGATGTTGTTTTGAAAATCTATGTGCTTTTGTCAAATGTTATGAAAGTGATTGAAAGTCGTATATGTGTGACAATAATATTCCTTTTTTAGAAATCTTTAATATTCATTCCATAAAATCTGGAGTATAAAACTATAAACAAAAACAGCATGTTGCTTTGAAAGTACAATATTAGAAATATTAGTGGGGCTCATCTCCATCCATATTTGATCGATATATTCTCTCGTCTCCTGTTTTGCTAG
This genomic interval from Corylus avellana chromosome ca3, CavTom2PMs-1.0 contains the following:
- the LOC132176680 gene encoding EP1-like glycoprotein 2 produces the protein MPTLSSSICLPFLLLAGFIAIAAEAQVPANQTFKFINQGEFGDRIIEYDASYRVIRNDVYTFYTFPFRLCFYNTTPDAYIFAIRAGIPNDESLMRWVWDANRNRPVRENATLSFGKDGNLVLADADARVAWQTNTANKRVTGIKLLPNGNLVLHDKNGRFVWQSFDYPTDTLLAGQSVRINGRSKLVSRTSDVDPSDGPYSIVLDRKGFTMKLNSSGQLLTYGGWPDRDLGSTVTFDVVPENDNATAYELVLTVNQDSTNAPPPSRRRRILQVRPIGNGQQLNLNKLNYNATYSFLRLGSDGNLKAMTYYDKVSYLKWEESFAFFSGYFVRECALPAKCGAYGLCDKRMCVACPSPKGLLGWSESCAPPKLAPCKSGGAVAKADYYKIVGVEHFLNPYLDDGEGPVKIGKCREKCDKDCKCAGFIYKENTSKCLLAPPLLATLIKAVNTSVGYIKYSK